One genomic window of Garra rufa chromosome 2, GarRuf1.0, whole genome shotgun sequence includes the following:
- the LOC141325998 gene encoding uncharacterized protein codes for MRVIRLLRERSLGNSPTRVIKQLRENHSEEWLQRLARYTTQCVDFLNRPGVLPVKFQEPPQPTVVPSCKWLLTVYSQDILTRLDEIHARITSTYGSVLKMDSTKKITKKLAGTARGTGLWLTSVGNEFGQVLMSVLTAQEGAGLDMMVDGLVKRYQQAGVDPPAVLYVDCGCCTEVGETKLKTRFRGWPDLMIRLDIWHFMRRIALGCTTDAHQLYPIFMSRLSACIFEWDAADLSVLRKAKRALLISQGWPSLADEDVNKHLTRNELALHCRRRTRGEETTILLLERLFTELLSSKGNDSLGVPLLDQKRMEHIWSVQKKHVKCIQDPPGVVLYIETGSLTKGGVLLTTYRCARGSTSLESFHLHLNRFIPGTSANSLNFQIYLLEGLHRWNQDREAASLSAEPSALCSYTGELVHCVNSNYEKLFGKKVVPTFCSPACYTGKKKCYC; via the exons ATGCGGGTCATCCGGCTACTGCGTGAGCGTAGCTTAGGCAACAGCCCCACGCGGGTGATAAAGCAGCTGCGTGAAAACCACAGCGAGGAGTGGCTCCAGCGTCTGGCCCGATACACCACCCAGTGTGTTGACTTCCTAAATCGACCCGGAGTGTTGCCAGTAAAATTCCAGGAACCCCCACAGCCTACAGTGGTGCCAAGCTGCAAGTGGCTACTCACCGTGTACAGCCAAGACATCCTAACAAGGCTGGATGAAATCCATGCAAGGATAACATCCACCTATGGCTCTGTCTTGAAGATGGATTCTACTAAAAAG ATAACCAAGAAGCTGGCTGGGACAGCGAGGGGAACGGGACTCTGGCTTACCTCTGTCGGCAATGAGTTTGGTCAGGTGCTCATGAGCGTGCTGACAGCCCAGGAAGGAGCAGGACTGGATATGATGGTAGATGGTCTGGTGAAAAGATACCAACAGGCTGGTGTGGATCCACCTGCTGTGTTGTATGTGGACTGTGGGTGCTGCACTGAGGTGGGCGAGACAAAGCTGAAAACCAGATTCAGAGGTTGGCCAGATCTCATGATACGCTTGGACATCTGGCATTTTATGCGCAGGATTGCCCTGGGGTGTACAACTGATGCCCATCAGCTGTACCCCATCTTCATGTCGCGGCTATCAGCGTGCATCTTTGAATGGGATGCAGCTGATCTCTCAGTGCTTCGCAAAGCAAAGAGAGCGCTATTGATCTCCCAGGGTTGGCCTTCGCTGGCAGATGAAGATGTCAACAAGCATCTTACCAGGAATGAGCTGGCTCTACATTGCCGGAGGAGAACCCGCGGAGAGGAGACTACCATCCTTCTCCTTGAACGGCTGTTTACAGAGCTCTTGAGCAGCAAGGGCAATGACTCCCTGGGTGTTCCTCTCCTGGATCAAAAAAGGATGGAGCACATCTGGAGTGTCCAGAAGAAGCATGTAAAGTGCATCCAAGACCCCCCTGGTGTTGTGCTCTATATAGAGACTGGAAGCTTAACCAAGGGAGGTGTGCTTCTAACGACATACAGATGTGCCAGAGGCTCCACTTCTCTCGAGTCCTTTCACCTACACCTGAACCGTTTCATCCCAG GGACCAGTGCAAACAGTCTTAACTTTCAGATTTATCTGCTGGAGGGACTACACCGGTGGAACCAGGACAGGGAGGCTGCTTCATTGTCAGCAGAACCATCAGCTTTATGCAGCTACACAGGAGAACTTGTTCACTGTGTAAACAGCAACTATGAAAAGCTGTTTGGCAAGAAAGTGGTTCCAACATTTTGTTCCCCTGCCTGTTACACCGGTAAGAAAAAGTGTTATTGTTAA
- the LOC141325999 gene encoding uncharacterized protein, producing the protein MNPDSEQNAELIVDLSVEERDEDEGFCDISEDQTITDLEADLSPPSSTLALSGTSVLGSPSPSPVPDPTQGLSQSPTSPGPSGTAVSPVPSETSVSPLPSEPEDAGQKDDEEMAVDSQNVPGYQHVDRLAEYLVDLRGHTALSLTNQEANTIIALWQSLDDQDKQRVVYAARHQKRLLSGRFRVPKRPTQTPGVESTTRCVLGASSAPAQWPDCCRLVETIFIRLCTVHPSPKRKGKGALSRWSLILQDYRRIRQLVLGNSLVMEGTSLQLVEVNQNTLIQWHNNRQKKQELSVLLQGIQLPQSLPEAQEPLQAAKHLRTETEQPAEQHQYKLPESTAGQAKQRQGSSGRPPLRPKAPAQSPVSVTPSAPGASAQMLPNIVLSTGPSFQGVPMLQGLPVLQGLQVVQRLPMVQGMAMVQGIPFVQGMPIIPPTVVQAISSQPAAPTASPQTMPKRPYRRTVEANTCKKCGQFKTSATGHSQYRGRVYCPQTETVTKEQWLEEMRRTIPK; encoded by the exons ATGAATCCAGACTCCGAGCAGAACGCAGAGCTCATTGTAGACCTCAGTGTGGAGGAGCGAGATGAAGATGAGGGCTTCTGTGACATCAGCGAGGATCAGACCATTACTGATCTGGAGGCTGACTTGTCACCACCCTCTTCCACACTTGCACTTAGTGGTACTTCTGTACTGGGCTCTCCATCCCCTTCACCAGTCCCTGACCCTACACAAGGCCTCTCACAGTCTCCCACATCACCTGGACCCTCAGGGACTGCTGTCTCACCTGTCCCATCTGAAACATCTGTTTCACCTCTTCCCTCAGAGCCAGAGGATGCTGGTCAGAAAGATGATGAAGAGATG GCCGTTGACAGCCAAAATGTCCCTGGTTATCAACATGTGGACAGATTGGCAGAATATCTGGTGGATCTCCGGGGTCACACAGCCCTCAGCCTGACCAACCAGGAGGCCAACACCATAATTGCACTTTGGCAGAGCTTGGATGACCAGGACAAGCAACGGGTGGTGTATGCAGCTCGACATCAGAAGAGACTGCTGAGTGGACGCTTCAGAGTACCTAAGAGGCCCACTCAAACCCCTGGAGTAGAGAGCACCACCAGATGTGTGCTGGGTGCAAGCAGCGCACCTGCACAATGGCCTGACTGTTGCCGCCTGGTGGAGACCATCTTCATCAGGCTTTGCACTGTTCACCCAAGCCCCAAAAGAAAAGGCAAGGGAGCGCTGTCAAGATGGTCTCTGATCCTTCAAGACTACAGAAGGATAAGGCAGCTTGTACTGGGCAACAGTTTGGTGATGGAAGGAACATCACTGCAGCTGGTGGAGGTTAACCAGAACACCCTGATTCAGTGGCACAACAACAGACAGAAAAAGCAGGAGCTGTCTGTGCTGCTTCAGGGCATTCAGTTGCCTCAGTCCCTCCCTGAAGCTCAGGAGCCTCTCCAGGCTGCCAAGCATCTACGGACTGAGACAGAACAACCAGCGGAGCAGCACCAGTACAAGCTACCAGAGAGCACGGCAGGTCAAGCAAAGCAGAGGCAGGGTTCTTCTGGGCGACCCCCTCTCAGACCCAAGGCACCAGCACAGAGTCCTGTGTCAGTTACGCCATCAGCACCTGGAGCATCAGCACAGATGCTACCCAACATAGTCCTATCAACAGGACCAAGTTTTCAGGGAGTGCCAATGCTTCAGGGTTTGCCAGTGCTACAGGGTCTGCAAGTGGTCCAAAGACTGCCAATGGTCCAGGGAATGGCGATGGTTCAGGGAATCCCATTTGTCCAGGGGATGCCAATAATTCCGCCTACAGTTGTGCAGGCCATCAGTTCACAACCTGCTGCACCAACTGCCAGTCCGCAAACCATGCCCAAGAGACCCTACAGGAGAACTGTTGAAGCAAACACTTGTAAGAAGTGTGGGCAGTTTAAAACAAGTGCAACGGGGCATAGCCAGTACAGGGGCAGGGTGTACTGCCCACAGACTGAAACTGTTACAAAAGAACAGTGGCTGGAGGAAATGCGGAGAACCATTCCCAAATAa